The Brachyhypopomus gauderio isolate BG-103 chromosome 12, BGAUD_0.2, whole genome shotgun sequence genome window below encodes:
- the fth1a gene encoding ferritin, heavy polypeptide 1a yields MASQVRQNFHQDCEAAINRQINLEMYASYVYLSMSFYFDRDDQALHNFAKFFRKQSHEEREHAEKLMKLQNQRGGRIFLQDIKKPERDEWGSGVEALDCALQLEKSVNQSLLDMHKVAADHNDPHMCDFIETHYLDEQVKSIKELADWVTNLRRMGAPQNGMAEYLFDKHTLGSESS; encoded by the exons ATGGCTTCTCAGGTGAGACAGAACTTCCATCAGGACTGTGAGGCTGCCATCAACCGGCAGATCAACCTGGAGATGTATGCCTCTTATGTCTACCTGTCCATG TCATTCTACTTTGACAGGGATGATCAGGCCCTCCACAACTTTGCGAAGTTTTTCCGCAAGCAGTCACACGAGGAACGAGAGCATGCTGAGAAACTGATGAAACTTCAGAaccagaggggagggaggatcTTCCTGCAAGACATcaag AAACCTGAGCGTGATGAGTGGGGCAGTGGGGTGGAAGCTCTGGACTGTGCCCTGCAGCTGGAGAAGAGTGTCAACCAATCTCTGTTGGACATGCACAAGGTTGCTGCCGACCACAACGATCCTCAC ATGTGTGACTTCATTGAGACGCACTACCTGGATGAGCAGGTGAAGTCAATCAAAGAGCTGGCTGACTGGGTGACCAACCTGCGGCGTATGGGCGCACCCCAGAATGGCATGGCCGAGTACCTGTTCGACAAGCACACACTGGGCAGTGAGAGCAGCTAA